A stretch of Vigna angularis cultivar LongXiaoDou No.4 chromosome 4, ASM1680809v1, whole genome shotgun sequence DNA encodes these proteins:
- the LOC108319474 gene encoding protein TIFY 3, whose protein sequence is MGGSVTVKSEVSLLESSPSPVEKPEGVCSNIDEHHLVQPNMNDSSTNKSVPTSGLNAVIPSTNQLTIFYNGSVCVYDGIPAEKVHEIMLIAAAAAKSTEVKKIGTQSTLISPVPTRPSSPHAITNNIAASQTNSICRLQEFPIARRHSLQRFLEKRRDRLGSKAPYPSSSTTKVADNIENNFCADNAPELVSLNRAEEEFHPTVSAS, encoded by the exons ATGGGTGGTTCTGTCACTGTCAAGTCCGAGGTTTCCCTTCTAGAATCTTCTCCCTCTCCTGTGGAGAAACCTGAAGGAGTTTGTTCCAACATAGATGAACACCACCTGGTCCAACCCAATATGAATGACTCCTCAACCAACAA GTCAGTGCCAACGTCTGGACTTAATGCAGTGATTCCTAGTACGAACCAGCTTACCATCTTCTACAATGGGAGTGTTTGTGTCTATGATGGAATCCCTGCAGAAAAG GTGCATGAAATTATGCTtattgctgctgctgctgccaAGTCTACTGAAGTGAAGAAGATTGGGACCCAATCTACCCTCATTTCACCTGTTCCCACAAGGCCTTCTTCTCCACATGCAATCACCAACAATATTGCTGCCTCACAGACAAATTCCATCTGCAGGCTGCAAG AATTTCCAATAGCTCGCAGGCATTCACTTCAAAGGTTTCTTGAGAAGCGGCGAGATAG GCTGGGTAGCAAAGCTCCTTATCCTTCCTCATCAACCACTAAAGTTGCTGATAACATAGAGAACAACTTCTGTGCTGACAATGCCCCGGAACTGGTATCCTTGAATCGAGCAGAGGAGGAATTTCATCCAACAGTCTCTGCCTCTTGA